ctacccacctccctccatcaaccctctttGTTCTCTATTGTAAAGAATCTCctttggtttgtttccctctttctcttttttctcctttgcatttattcatccattttgttttctaaattacacatatgagtgaagtcatatggtatttgtctttctctgatggacttattttgcttggcataatacattctacctccatccatgttgttgccaatggcaagatttctttcttcttgatggTAGAGtaatattccgtgtgtgtgtgtgtattcttcaTCCATTAATCAGTGCACACTTGGGCTcctttcatagtttggctattgctgataatgttgccataaatattggggtgcatgtgccccttcaaatcagtatttttatgtcctttgggtaaatacctagcagtgcaattgctggagtatagggaagttctatttttaacattctgaggaatctccatactgttttccagagtggctgcatctgTTTGCATTCCAGTGTAAGagaattcccctttctccacatcatcaccaacacttgtttcctgtgttattaatttagccattctgacagatgtgaggtagtatctcatcatggttttgattcctatttccctgatgagtgatgtagagcatcctttcatgtgtctgttagctatctggatgtcttctttggagaaatgtctattcatgccttctgcccatttcttcactggattgttttttgggtgttgagtatgataagctctttatagattttggatgctgaccctttatcagatatgtcatgtgcaaatatcttctcccattctgtaggctgctttttcattttgttgattgtttccttcactgtgcagaagcttgttatcttgatgaagtcccaatagttatttttgcttttgtttcccttgcctctagagccatatctagtaagaagttgctctggctgaggtcaaaggggTTGCTCCCTGTGCTCTTCTCTTGGATTTTGATGGTATCCTAacgtttagatctttcatccattttgaatttcttttttgtgtctggtgtaagaaagtggtccagtttcattcttttgcatgttgctgtccaggatTCCCAACACCATtcgttgaagagactatcttttttccattggatattctttccagctttatcaaagattactttaccatatagttgtggatccatttctgggttttctattctgttctatgtgttctgtttttgtgccagtaccatactgtcttgatggctaaactttgtaatatagcttgaagtctggaatcatgatgcctccaaatttgtttttcttttccaggattgctttggctattcagagtcttttgtggttccatacaaattttagaattgtctgTACTAgcactgtgaaaaatgctgttggtattttattttattttattttattttattttattttattgtttattttttgagagagagagaaggtgcaagtgggggagggcagagagagaaagggagacagagaatctgacgCGGGCTCCAGGCTtagagctgtcaccacagagccctacgcagggctcaaatccacaaactgtgagatcatgacccgaggcaaagtcggatgcttaaccgactgagccacccaggtgccccagttggtattttaatagggattgcattaaatgtgtagattgctttgggtggtatagacattttaacaatatttgttcttccaatccatgagcatggaatgccttcctatttctttgtgtcctcaattttttttcgtaagtgttctatagttttcagagtacagatcttttacctctttggttagttttattacTAGatatcttattggttttggtaCAGTTATAAATAGGATTAATTTCTTGATATctttttctgatgcttcattattggtgtatagaaatgcaacagatttctgtacattaattttatatcctatgactttgctaGATGCATgtttcagttctagcagttttttttgtgtggagtctttggggttttctacatagagtatcatgtcgtctgaaaatagtgaaagtctGATTTCTGCCTTGCTGACTTGGGtgcccttcatttatttttattgtctggtTACTGAGGCTAAGACCGTCAGtactatatgttaaatattaatggtgagagtggacatcgctGTCCTGTTCCTGAGGAAAAAGGACTGTTTTTCTGTGACgtaaagctctcattttttccccattgaggattatattagctgtgagtctttcatatatggctttatgatgttgaggtatgttccttctatacctactttgttgagagtttttatcaagaatggatgctttattttgtcaaatgtttttgccacatctattgagaggatcatatggttcttatcctttcttttattaatgtggtatatcacattgattgatttgtgaatattgaaccacactgcagcccaggaataaatcccacttgatcatggtgaatgactattttaatgtactgttggattcaatttgctagtatcttgttgagaatttttgcatccatgttcatcaggaatattgacctgtaattctcttttttagtggggtctttgtctggttttggaatcaaggtaatgctggccttgtagaatgagtctggaagttttccttccatttctttctttctttccttccttctttctttcttgaacagtttgagaagaataggtattaattcttctttaaatgtttggtagaattcccctctgaaaccatctggccctggacttttgttgggagattttttcattactgatccaatttctttgctggttatgagtatgttcaagttttctatttcttcttatttcagttttggtagttcacacgtttctaggaatgtatccattctTTCCAGATTgctcagtttgttggcatataatttttcataatattctcttcttaaaaattttttgagagagagagcatgcagggtaggggcagagagagagggagacagagactccaaagcaggctctgtactgtccgcacagagcccagtgtgaggcttgaacccacgaaccgtgagatcatgacctgagctaaaaccaagagtcagatgcttaactgcctgaaccacccaggtgtccccataatattctcttataattgtatttctgtggtgttccttgtgatttcttctcctCATTTGTGActtcatttgggtcctttctcttttctttttgataagtctagctAGGAGGTtatcaatttattaattctttcaaaaatccagctcttcatttcattgatcttttctactacTTGTtattgtttctatattgtttatttctgctccaatctttattaatttcctttttctgatgactttaggctttatttgctgttcctttgctagctccttaaggtgtaaggttaggttttgtatttgggacttttcttgcatcttgaggtagacctgtattgcaatatacttcccacttagggctgcctttgctgcatcccaaaggttttggactgttgtgttttcattttctttggggcttccatgtatttttttttataagaaacagaaaatttgaggtAGTATCTAAAATAGAAAGCTCACTGGGTGGATTTAACAACAGATTGGAGATGACAGGAGAGTTTATGACCTGAAGCTAAATGAATAGAATCATCCAATCAATAGaacaaagagggggaaaaagattgaaaaaagaaataaacagcctGAGGGATCTATGGGACAGTATCAAAAGGTCTAACATGTAGGTAAATGGAAtgctgaaaaagaacagagtgggcaatatatctatatctgtctatctgtccatccatctgtgtgtgtgtgtgtgtgtgtgtgtgtgtgtgtgtgtgtgtgcaagcatgtGTCCatatgtttgaagaaataatgaccaaaaactTCCCCAATTTGATGAAAATTGTAACTGCAGATTCAAGAACCTCAGTGAATTCCAatcaggataaatacaaagaaaaccacaccaaGGCATAGTCTTGTCAGATGTTGAAcaccaaagataaagagaaaactttaaagGCAATTTAAGATAAAAAGGACATTACATATAAGAAACAATGATTCCAATTATTAtggacttctcatcagaaacaatagTGATCATAAGACATTAGAACAATATCTAtgaaatccttttaaaatttgtcaaCTCTGTATTCTGTGACCAGTGAacatatccttcaaaaataatagcaaataaagACAGTTCTATtaaacaacaacaccaaaaaaaaccctaacaatTTATTGCCAGTAGACCTACAGTTtaataaatgctaaaagaaatacGTCAGGCTGAAGGGAAATAATATCCACTAAGACCTTAAACCTCAAAAAAAGGAGTGGAGAGGATGAGAATGGCAAACATGTggatacatattaaatattattttttttactttttaaagaatacatacaacTGCTTACAGCCAAAATTAGAATATAATATGTGATTTATAACATATGTAGATGCCATATATGTGACATCACTAACATAAAAGATTGGTTTTAGAAGCACATGGACTATACCATGGAAAGGTgcatgttttatgtaagtgacaCAGTACTAATTGTAAGTAGACAGTGAAATGTTGAAGGCGTATTTCATAAATTCTAGCAGCCATTATAAATATAATGCAAAAGATAGAGCCAAAAtccattatataaatgaaaattaatttcttaaaaaagtaatatatttaggCAGGAAAGGGGTGGATGGGGGTAGGGGAAGAAGGgacaaaaagaaagtaaatagtaATATAAAAGACCCCAATCCAGATATGTCAATAATTCCATTAAATGTTAATGGAtaaaacactccaattaaaacacaaagattatcaaaatgcattttaaaaagtgcactCAACTATATGTCTTCTACAAgagatatgtttttaaatagtgTCACAAATGAGTTGGAAGGAATcagatgtaaaataaaacatatgtaataaaaacagtaagcaCAAGAAAGCAAGAATGGCTGTATTCATGCAAAGTAGACTTAAAGACAAAGGCTATGACCAGAGATCTTCAGGTGAGATACCGGCTTCTCTAAAGGCCCCTCCAGTGATGGGGATTCCTGTGCCCATAGCATCCTGGTCAGCTTCTGCCAAAGGCACTCCTTTTAGGTCAGTTTTCCTTTGTAGAGCTACAAATCAAATGGAGTCAGCCCAGCTGAAGGTTTTTCACTTTGCTAAGCATGATGTTACATGACTGTTGGGGCAGCCCTATAGCAGCCATATCCCATGAGTCTtttggaagggagaggaggaaggaagggaaaactaTTTTTCCCAATGAAAAACAGATGTGTATGTCATATTTGCATAATAACTTATTCTTTTCAAAGTAAACTTAAAGTTTAGGGAATTTCTACGTGGATTTTTGGACTACTCCCACAAATAAGCAGTTTCCTCAGACTACTTCAGAATCCAAGACAGAAAGTGCTTACCAAGAATGTGAGAGAGGAGCAAGTTCGATATTGTGGCTTCTCCCTTGTATGGACAAGCCAGAACAGACGATGTCCTGCCCTTTGCTCAGTTACTTGGCCACTATTGTCCCCTGACCAGGAGAGCCCCGTTTTCATTCTTATATCAATTTTCAGATGTGGTCTTTTGTTTCGTTAACCATAGGAATGCAGAGGGGGAAGATCACCTGCGCAAGAGGGCCCTGCAACTGCCGTTCACCTTCACCACAGGGGAAGCCATCCTGTATGATAGCAGCCCCCTGAGCCCTCTGACTTCCCTCCCAGCCAGGAAAAGGATCCGGGAAAGGAAGGGCACCCCCACTGGTCAGGGCCCTGTGCACCCAGGCTCTCTCCTGGGAGCCATGATGCAGCAAGATGAATCCATGTATTTGTCCTGCATTGTCCCAACCACCCAAGGCTCACCCTTGGAGAGGCAGGGGTCCAATGGCAGACATGaggacaaggaagagaaagagaaggaggaagaccaCTCCTTCCTGTCCCTCATTGAGACCCTGCTggagaaggacacagaagaaCAGCCTGATCTCTGCTCCACTCTCCAGCACCTGGGGGTCACTGACCTCAAGCAGTGTTTGTGGGAAGAGAGCCTTCTCAGGGCTGACTCAGGCCCTGCAGGGTCTCAGAACTTCCACCCACTGCCCTCCAGTCAGGGAGGGGGCTCCCACAGGGAAAAGGAAGTACTTTTTCATGACAGTGGAAATGTGGCATTGCCCCCACCAGCCAGCACAACTGTTCCACAGACCCTAAAGCCACAGCCTTCTCTGGGCTCGGGCCAGCTAACTGGGGAAGTAACTCCACCTCAGAACATGGGCACAGTGCCCAGCTgccttcacacacacacccagcattTTTTCACCACTGGCCCTACATTCCAGAGCCCTCCACAGTGGCAGCCTCAGCACACCCAGGCAGCACCTTTAAATTTTGGGATATGCCAGAAACCAACAATATTTGACTTCAGCCCCCTCCCTGAGGCCTCCAGCCCCAGACAGCCTGCTCAGGTGTTTCAGCCAAACCACACATCTTTGCTCCCTTTAGGAGAAAATGTTGTCCCTGGACACCTGGATCAGCCAGACCCTGGTTTTCTTGATTTTTGCAAAGAACCTATGCTCTGGACAGCCTCACACAGTGGTCAGTGTCAAGGGCCCTTCATCTCCTCAGACCCTACCTCCTGGGGCACCCATCCCTCGGAGAGCATTTGGGATTCCCCCATCCAAGGCCAGCCAGTAATGGTCCCTGTGGAAGTGGAGGCAAGGCAGGCCCAGCCTGACCCCTTCCACCACCTGAAGTCAACCATGGCCAACTCATGCCCTCCATGGGCAGGGCCAACCAGTGACATTCCTCCTGAATTGTGCTGTGGTTTGCCCCCATCTGTGCAGGGGGCACTAGGTACCCCAAAGGACACACTTGGGAGTCAAGAGCACCCACCGCACTCCTTGGTGGTGAGTCAGCTCTCGGGGAGCCCTGCCTGTCCTTCCCAGGAGCTCCTGCACAAACCCTTGGCTATGCAGGACTCTTACAGCATGGactgcccctgcccagctgccAAGCAGCAGCAGTGGCTGCAGACCCAGGAGGCATACGGGCCAGTGAGAGAAGGATTTCCAAGTGtccagcacctgggtggctgctCAAGAGATGCCATTCCCCCCGCCCTGCAGCCGAGCCCCTTCCTGTCCTCCAAAAGCAGCTCCCCAGGTATAGGCAGCAGCCAATGCAAGAGCCCAGCAGAACCCACAAGGCGGAGCAAGGACGGACCGGTCATCCTAGCCCCAGGTGCTGTGGTAAAATCCCAGGTGCAGTCCAGCCCTGTTCTGCCTCCCTGCCATCCTGACCCTGCCTGCCCATCTACGTCTACGCAGGGCAGCCATGACCTCCAGCTCCAGGTAGGTGTTGGCAAGCAGGACCATGGGAATTTGGGGGTAGCAGGAAGGGGTGCTCCAAGTGCAGAGCTGCTGGCAGATCTGAATATGAGGAGGCATCAGCCCAGCTAGCCAGTATTGTTGGAAGATCCCCCAGCCCAGCTGGGCCTAGGCACAGCATTGCTGTGAGGCTGCAGAGCAGGCACACATGGAGGGATTCTGCAGACATAGCAGGTCACTGTCAGTGTTGGTCAACTGAGGCCAATGATGGTGGCAGGAGCAGCTTTACCCCTGGGAGTAGCCTGGTTATGACCTGGTAGGCCCTCCAGCTGTAGTCTGCTCCGACTCTGGTGTCTCTTGGGCCatcactgagccacctggacaccTGCATGTAATTTAGCCCAGTTTTGGACACCCAGAGTTGGGTTGGTTGTAAGAATTTTGAATTTGATGCCCTTTTCTGCTGTGCTCCCCTCCTGGCACCATTTCCAATACCCAAAAGCAGGTTACCACAGGAGTGCTATTCATCGTCTGGTGCTACCAGGGAAGCAGGACCTCCACACACAGATTCTTCAAATAACTGTAGCATACACCCCCCAAAGCAGCTTTGGATGGAAGTCACACCAGCGGTGTTGTGGCCCCTCCGCCTCACACAGAGGAGCAGATGTGCCTTTCTGGTGATACAGGGATGCCCTTAGGGCTAAGAAGGAATGTGGTGTCCCTGAACCCCAGGTAGCCCCATATGACTTCAGTAAGAGCTCCCCTCACTTCTCTGGATATTCTGCCCAGTCTCGTGTCACTCTGCCACCTCTCATTTCTGGGGTCTTCGGGCTCCTTCAGCTCACAccccttttcaattttttattttccatctgccATAAGTTAGAAAATCAAAAGACCAAATTTGTTAGACTTATATCTGAAACCAAAATAATTCCTAATTAAAGCCTCAAATTTACATCTTTTGTAATCAAGTATCAATTTTAGAGTCCTTGGATTAACCCtcgtgttttataattttgttctaactgttctaaatgtttctcattttccCATGGCAGTGTTATCAAAACAAAGTGCACAGCACCAGAGCACCTGGGATTGCAAGCCTCAAAGGAAGCACGTTTTCCTCCAAATTCTGACTTAGGCCATATCGTGCTCTTCGCCCCTGTCTGTGAACGTGATTTGGAGCCTTAACTATTAACATTTTCCCTTGAATTGAAGTAtcttaaattttcatatttctggGTCAATAGTTAACTGTTTTCTATGTGTAATTACACATATCTGAAACCTTATTCTCTGTATCCCAAagatatgtggggttttttttcctcatttcattcTGTGCACTTTATACtcaagacacacacagaattctcACCCTTGTTAGAAAAGTAACTTTCGAtccacaaaaatgttcataggaAAGAGACATAATGGGCATCCAACCCCCTAGACACATTCCAACATTTGCCTTCACAATGACATTTCCAAGCTCAGAGCTGAGGCTCAGCATCAGACAACCTATTTACGATCAGGGCCACCCAGACACATGGTTCTTACAGCACAATGACATGCTGAGAGCCACACGTGGAGAAGGGCTGTGAGCCCTTTGGCCTAGACCCCTGAAAAGGGTTTGGCCTTCACCCAGTATCTAGGACACGGGAGAAGAGGGTCCTCTGTGGAGCCCATGTGCAGAAAGAATCGTGTCCTGCCTGAGAGGAAGGCATGGGGACGCTGTAGATGGAAGATCCAGACAGTGGTGCACCCTTGAGGCACAGAGTGCGTGGACCTCAGTCTCCCAGCAGAGCAAACAGAAACACTGGCGGCCACTACTTCTCCTGCCATAAAGGACTCAGAACGGTTGAGACTCAGTAGCACTTCCACTGACTTGTGAGGCTTCAACCACAGAACTCATTGTTCAGGAGCTGAATGGATGAAACATCATCAAGTACAACCACCATTGGACTTGTTCACCACTGTCACCCAGAAccaggcacacagtgggtgcttaaTGAATGGTAATAAACAAGTAGTCAGGAGTGGCCAGAGGGGCTGGCTATACTGGTTCACTCTTTTGTGGGGTGTGGCACACACTACCCTCTAGGGTACAGGGCTCCAACCAGCTCAAGGAACCAAGGGAGCTTCTTCCATTACAACTCAAGGGAAGGCCCAGAGACTCTGGCATAAAAATGACCAGAGGGGCCTCCACTGCTGCAGAGTTTGTAAGTTCAGACAGGGAGGGGCTGCACTAGGTTCCTGTCCAGGACCTTCACGGATCAGGAATATGCCCCCTCATTAGCCAAGGTCATGGAAACCACTCTTGAAGCTGGGGGAGGGTTCCCACCAAGCACATGGGCTGACAGTGGGGTAGGGAGTTTCGTAGAGGGAATTTAGGGTTCTCTTCAGGGATTATCAGAGAAGATGCTATTGAAGGCATAAACAGAAAATCCAATTCTGTCTGATTTAAACAGATCAGGGGTTGCTCCCCAGATAGAAGCCCAGTGCAGAAGAGAGTCTTTGGGATACTCCAGTGTTGCTGATGTTTCTCTCTGGTTCTTGGTGCTTCCCTGTGTAGTGTGTTTGCTTCACTCTGGACATGTGGCAGTTCCAGAGCCCAAACCACAGCCACAATGTGCCACACAGGAGtctgtccttcctttctgtgcctctctttcAAGAACAGGTAAAATTTCCCCAGAAGCTCCCAGCAATATCTTTTACTAACCTAAGATGAATCATGTGCCTTTGTGTGAACTAATCATGGAAGAAGAACACAGGGAGGATGGGGATGCCTGGGGTTTCTGGGATTTCCCAGGTAGATTTGGGAGGCCCAGAGCACAGCACTGGACCTGGGATCATCTCTCATTCCCGAGTTGCTACTCAGTAGAGGAGAGGTGACTGTACCATGGGTGGAGAGGCTTTTGGTACATAGACAATTCATGAATCTTCTGAAGGCTTGGTGGGCTCTCTGTCTTTGCCATCTAATGATCTCTGATTCCTGCAGCTGAGCTAGGCCCACAGGTGGCCACAGGAAACACAGTAACACAGGGGCTGGAGTCTAGACAGACCCAACTCTAAGCATGAAGGCCTACGAAAGTCCAGGGCAGCTCTCA
This genomic stretch from Acinonyx jubatus isolate Ajub_Pintada_27869175 chromosome C2, VMU_Ajub_asm_v1.0, whole genome shotgun sequence harbors:
- the LOC106987523 gene encoding aryl hydrocarbon receptor-like, whose product is MSVGAARPGGFLCPQRPQVQRGSWFSSESFAPPRHVSPWGTASQGALSLAPNRASREPVGGPAFSRGGPAFSSGRPAERRRSAWGRGPLPTRAGGSLADESALPAAGVADLPLAKGNRPIARRGPSYREADSPRPRPPGRALQSWKRVGTHPAGSLPGGGASSLALGGDAPGPRPFVRPPAGTMLSIGGRYAGKKRKKPARRSPKPQPPEGAKSNPSKRHRDRLNQELTKLTNLLPFPEDVRARLDKLSILRLIVGYLKVKSYFAAILKDSIADCSGDPPMNPGRSEHTSPQVNAELFSEGDLLLQALNGFLMAVTEDGYVLYVSPTVQDYLGFHQSDVIYQSVFELIHKEDRAMFQSQFLWPPDAAPISREGEQDNHPLPGENCLSLSGTLTDSLQHQPLEDPSYLERSFVCRFRCLLDNSSGFLELNFHGHLKLLPGQNNRSEDGILMSPQLTLFAIATPRQPLTILELQNKTFLFQTKHKLDFTPIACDSRGKVVLGYTDSELCRKGSGYQFIHAADMMHCAENHVRMMRTGESGLTVFRLLTKQAGWLWVQSNARLVFRGGQPDCIVARQRALTNAEGEDHLRKRALQLPFTFTTGEAILYDSSPLSPLTSLPARKRIRERKGTPTGQGPVHPGSLLGAMMQQDESMYLSCIVPTTQGSPLERQGSNGRHEDKEEKEKEEDHSFLSLIETLLEKDTEEQPDLCSTLQHLGVTDLKQCLWEESLLRADSGPAGSQNFHPLPSSQGGGSHREKEVLFHDSGNVALPPPASTTVPQTLKPQPSLGSGQLTGEVTPPQNMGTVPSCLHTHTQHFFTTGPTFQSPPQWQPQHTQAAPLNFGICQKPTIFDFSPLPEASSPRQPAQVFQPNHTSLLPLGENVVPGHLDQPDPGFLDFCKEPMLWTASHSGQCQGPFISSDPTSWGTHPSESIWDSPIQGQPVMVPVEVEARQAQPDPFHHLKSTMANSCPPWAGPTSDIPPELCCGLPPSVQGALGTPKDTLGSQEHPPHSLVVSQLSGSPACPSQELLHKPLAMQDSYSMDCPCPAAKQQQWLQTQEAYGPVREGFPSVQHLGGCSRDAIPPALQPSPFLSSKSSSPGIGSSQCKSPAEPTRRSKDGPVILAPGAVVKSQVQSSPVLPPCHPDPACPSTSTQGSHDLQLQVGVGKQDHGNLGVAGRGAPSAELLADLNMRRHQPS